CGCCTTGCGCGCCAAGTCCTGCAGGGCCTGCTTTTTGCTGCCGGCCTTCAGGTTCGGAAGAATGGCGTGCGGCGTGATGAGATCGAGCATGACGCTTTGGGTGTGGTTGGAACGGAAACCGGACTCAGGCGCCGGCCTTCTCCGCCGGGTCCACCCAACCGATGTTGCCATCGGCGCGGCGGTAGACCAGGTTCAGGCGGCCATGGGCGCCGTTGCGGAACATCAGGGCCGGAGCGTCGGCGAGTTCCATGCGCATCACCGCCTCGCTGACCGCCAGGGTCGCGATGTTGGTTTCCATCTCGGCGATCACGATGGGCTGCGCCTCTTCGGCAGCGGCCTCTTCGCTCTCCACATGGGCCTCGTCCTTCTCCGCTTCCAGGATCTGGTAGCGGGCCGGGAAGGCTTCCTGCGCGGGGGCTTCGACGCTGTGGTGGTCGCGCAGGCGGCGCTTGTAGCGGCGCAGGCGCTTGGCCAGCTTCTCGCACGCGGTGTCGAAGGCGGGATACGGCTCGGTGGCGTCGGACGCACTCTGAAGGACGATCCCACGACCGACATGGACCTGAATGTCGGCCTTGAACAGATGCGCTTCGCGCGTCAGGACGACGTTGGCCTCGATCGGCTTGTTGAAATACTTGCCGACGATGGTGTTCAGGCTGTCCGCGACGTGGGTGCGCAGAGCGTCGCCAACGTCAAGCTGCTTGCCTTTGACGGTCAGTTGCATTTTGGGATGTTTCCAATCTGGTCCGCGATAGACATAGGACGACGGAAGGCCGCCACGTGCGGACGGGGACCATAGTGACGGCGGTATGGGCTGTCAATCAAGGACGACCCCCTCCCGGCCCGGTTACATGCGTGACATCTTGGCACGGCGTCGCTGCACCGATGACGGAATGCGCATCGCTTCACGAT
The Azospirillum brasilense genome window above contains:
- the hpf gene encoding ribosome hibernation-promoting factor, HPF/YfiA family translates to MQLTVKGKQLDVGDALRTHVADSLNTIVGKYFNKPIEANVVLTREAHLFKADIQVHVGRGIVLQSASDATEPYPAFDTACEKLAKRLRRYKRRLRDHHSVEAPAQEAFPARYQILEAEKDEAHVESEEAAAEEAQPIVIAEMETNIATLAVSEAVMRMELADAPALMFRNGAHGRLNLVYRRADGNIGWVDPAEKAGA